The proteins below come from a single Hyphomicrobium denitrificans ATCC 51888 genomic window:
- a CDS encoding ABC transporter ATP-binding protein, protein MSTPMNSKVILEAQGIVKVLGTPPNEVKVLKGIDLQLHTGELTLLMGPSGSGKTTLLSILGCILSPTQGKLEVAGFQTHNMNTEELANLRRKHVGFVFQSYNLVPTLTAVENVMLALDLRDLKGPDAYDQAAEALEAVGLGHRINAMPSKMSGGEKQRVSIARALAGSPSVILADEPTAALDAKNGMAVMELLAKVAQDTRRAVLAVTHDHRTLQYADRIITIDDGRIAGSERPKLSGKEVQVPAH, encoded by the coding sequence ATGTCCACGCCAATGAACAGCAAGGTCATTCTGGAAGCCCAGGGCATCGTGAAAGTGCTCGGCACGCCTCCGAACGAAGTCAAGGTTCTGAAGGGCATCGACCTTCAGCTCCACACCGGCGAACTCACTCTGCTGATGGGTCCTTCGGGTTCGGGCAAGACGACGCTTCTGTCGATCCTCGGCTGCATCCTGTCGCCGACGCAAGGCAAGCTCGAAGTCGCCGGTTTCCAGACACATAATATGAACACGGAAGAACTGGCGAACCTGCGCCGCAAGCACGTCGGCTTCGTGTTCCAGTCTTACAACCTCGTGCCGACACTGACGGCGGTCGAGAATGTGATGCTGGCGCTGGACCTCCGAGATCTCAAGGGTCCGGACGCCTACGATCAGGCTGCAGAGGCTTTGGAAGCGGTTGGCCTCGGCCATCGCATCAACGCCATGCCGTCGAAAATGTCGGGCGGCGAGAAGCAGCGCGTTTCAATCGCCCGCGCGCTTGCCGGTTCGCCCTCGGTCATTCTCGCCGACGAGCCGACGGCGGCGCTCGATGCCAAGAACGGCATGGCCGTCATGGAGCTATTGGCGAAAGTTGCACAGGACACCCGTCGCGCGGTGCTTGCCGTCACCCACGATCATCGGACGCTGCAATATGCAGACCGCATCATAACGATCGACGATGGTCGCATCGCGGGCTCGGAGCGACCGAAGCTCTCGGGCAAGGAAGTGCAAGTCCCAGCGCATTGA